The following are from one region of the Thermincola ferriacetica genome:
- a CDS encoding antibiotic biosynthesis monooxygenase family protein, with protein sequence MIISIGRLVFKPGMEAKGLETVFENSALGAEQKGCLEATVLQNLDNPAEVLLISKWQDQVSYSNAITNLKRDPKARRLFLKVLPQLEKQPTYASYKILPT encoded by the coding sequence ATGATTATATCCATTGGCCGTCTTGTATTCAAGCCAGGTATGGAAGCCAAGGGCCTGGAAACCGTATTCGAAAACTCTGCACTGGGCGCTGAACAAAAAGGTTGTCTCGAAGCCACAGTCCTGCAAAACCTGGATAATCCCGCAGAAGTTTTATTAATATCGAAATGGCAGGACCAGGTCAGCTATTCCAATGCCATCACAAACTTAAAAAGAGACCCCAAAGCCAGAAGACTTTTCCTCAAGGTACTGCCCCAGTTGGAAAAACAGCCTACTTACGCCTCATACAAAATTTTGCCGACATAA